GCTGTCCGGGCCGGGGTGTCGGTCCGGATAGGACGCGGTGATCGCCCGATAGAAGCCGACAACGCGCGGGTCCGGGTAACGGTCCACGTGCCGCCCCTGCCGGCAACCGTCGACAGCTGCCCGCACGTCCTCGGGCGTCGCCCCGTTCTCCAGGGCCCACACACTCAGATCGAAACTCACGGCGGACAGCGTGCCATCAGTCGTTCACCATGTCGAAACTGCCTCGCCGCCGCAGGCCAATCGTCGACCCGCCGCTCTTCCCGGCAAAGAGTCCGCTGTGGAGACTCTTGCGTCGAGTTGCGTCGATTCGCTAGCGTACGACTGCGGTTACTGGCCGCAGGTCGCGACGCCGGCCCGTCTTCGGGTGGCGCGGCCGACGTCCGGCCCGACCGGTCCGCACCCCTCGATTGTGCGAGCCACGCGCACTCGTCGCTGATCGGCCCCCACGGCCGTTGCCGAGGCCGTGGGGGCCGATCGCAATCCGGGTGGTGCGACGCGTTGGCCGGGTCTCACGTGCGACTAGGTGGCTGGCCGTCCGGCTATGATCTGCGGCCGTGACGAGCGCTCGGTTCTCGGACGGCGATACCCGTAAGGGCCGCCGATGGGTTGCCGAACTGCGGCGACCTGCGATGCCTCGACGGACGGTGGGGCCGACGAGGCTCCTCGCGGCCGTGGTGGCGGTGCTCGTGTTGGCAGGCTGTTCGACTGGTCCAACCGGCCCGCCTGCCTCGCGGGACTCGTCGGTGTCCGCGGGAACCGCCGAGCCGCGATCCACGAGCGGGCTGGGTCCGGCTGGGGGCCGGCAGCCCGGTACACCGGGCCCGGTCAGCGCCGACGAGGCGCAACGCCGACGCCTCGCGGCGACAGCAGCCCTCCTCAAGAGCAAACCGGGAGTCCTCGGAATCCTGGTACGGGACCGGGACACCGGCGAGCTCTGGAGGGCGGGAACCACCGACCATCCGGTCTGGACGGCCTCCACCATCAAGCTCGCGATGGCCGTCGGGCTGCTGGAGCGCTCCCGTGCGGGTGAGATCACGCTCGACGCCACCGCGCGTCGACAGATCGCCGACATGCTGAACGTCTCCTCCGACGACGCGGCTACCGCTCTGTGGAACCGCTACGGCCGTGACAGACAGCTCGAACGCTTCCAGCGGCGCTACGGGATGACGGGTCTGCGCACCGTCGCCGGGTACACGCGCTTCTGGGGTCACCTCAAGTGCACGGCAAATGATCTACAGCGGCTGATGTCGTACGTGCTTGATGACCTCAACCCGACCGACCGTGCCTATCTCGTCGGCGCGATGCGCTCGGTCGGCTCGATCCAACACTGGGGTGTCTGGGCGGCCGGCGCCGACCAGCGGCCCGGCACCAAGGACGGCTGGTCGATCGAGCCAGATCCGGGTGGCGAGCACTGGGTCACCAACACGGTGGGCTTCGCCGGTGACGACCAACGCTACGTCGTCGCCGTGATGTACCAACTTCCACCCGGCAAGGGGATCGACGTAGGGGTACACGCGGTGAGCGATCTGATCGCCACCGTCTTCGGGGCGCGGACCCCGGCGCGGGTCACCGTGCCGGACCCCAGCACCGGGCGGTAGCGGGACAGCGTTCAGCGCCGGTGGGCGAAGAGCGCGCGATAGTCGGAGCCGCCACGGAACCAGGCCAGCCCTGTCGGTCCGGCGGCGTAGAGCGCGGTGGCGTACGCGTCGGCGACCGTCAGGTCCGGGCCGACGACTGTCGCGGCGACGAGCTGGTTGGCCGGCTCGCCGGTGTGCGGGTCGACCACGTGTCCCCGACGCCCGGTCACGCCCGAGGTGCCGACGGCCCCGGCGGTCATCTCCAGCACCAGCGGCGCGCGCCCGGGTGCCGTCGGGTGGTGCACCGCCACCCGCCACGGCCCGCCGTGCGGCGCCCGGCCGCGGACCACGAGGTCGGCGCCGGCGAGCACGGCGTAGTCGTGGATGCCCGCGGCGCGCAGCCGGGCGGCGGCACGTTCCACTGCCCAGCCGCCCAGCAGGCCACCCGGGTCGAAGCCGCCGGGCACCGCCCAGGCGTCGAACCAGCCGTCGGTGGCGGCGCGCATGGCCGTGCAGCGGTCCACCAGGTCGGCCAGCGGAGGGTACGACTCCGGGCTGATCTCCCCCCGCCGCAGCATCGAGACCAGGCTCTCCGGGCGGTTCGGGCCGTAGGTCAGGTCGACGGCGCGTAGCTCCGCGACGCTGTCGCGCAGCGCCTCGCCGACGCCCCGGCGGCCGAGCCACTCGGGGGCGTTGAGCAGCAGGGTGTACTCGGCGGTCGCGGTGCGTACGGTGTGCTGCACGGCGATCCGGCCGTCTGCGGCGGAGGTCGGGTCGATCCGGTGTCGTCGGCTGCCGAGTCGCAGATCGGGCCGGCGGTTCCGGAACGCCGAAGGGTCCGGCCAGCGGGTCCGCGGCTGCTCGTCGATGCGCATGGCACCTGCCCCCTCGCAGTTGGCGTCGCGTCGTCGCGACCACCGTTC
The DNA window shown above is from Micromonospora lupini and carries:
- a CDS encoding FAD:protein FMN transferase translates to MRIDEQPRTRWPDPSAFRNRRPDLRLGSRRHRIDPTSAADGRIAVQHTVRTATAEYTLLLNAPEWLGRRGVGEALRDSVAELRAVDLTYGPNRPESLVSMLRRGEISPESYPPLADLVDRCTAMRAATDGWFDAWAVPGGFDPGGLLGGWAVERAAARLRAAGIHDYAVLAGADLVVRGRAPHGGPWRVAVHHPTAPGRAPLVLEMTAGAVGTSGVTGRRGHVVDPHTGEPANQLVAATVVGPDLTVADAYATALYAAGPTGLAWFRGGSDYRALFAHRR
- a CDS encoding serine hydrolase, whose product is MSAGTAEPRSTSGLGPAGGRQPGTPGPVSADEAQRRRLAATAALLKSKPGVLGILVRDRDTGELWRAGTTDHPVWTASTIKLAMAVGLLERSRAGEITLDATARRQIADMLNVSSDDAATALWNRYGRDRQLERFQRRYGMTGLRTVAGYTRFWGHLKCTANDLQRLMSYVLDDLNPTDRAYLVGAMRSVGSIQHWGVWAAGADQRPGTKDGWSIEPDPGGEHWVTNTVGFAGDDQRYVVAVMYQLPPGKGIDVGVHAVSDLIATVFGARTPARVTVPDPSTGR